In the genome of Vibrio ziniensis, the window GAGTTTCGATATATACCTGCCCATCTAGAATATCGTCTAAAGCACGCTCAGGAAGATAAGATTCTCTGAAATTACGAGCATCTATCGCTTCGTCTAAGTGGCGAGCTGTTATTAATCCACCATCAGCTTCTAGTGATGCCTCTTCCAACAAAGATCTGTGCCACATAACACAAAGCGGGGCATAGTGCTGGTCTTCAGTATAACGAGCTCCTGCAGTCATCAAACGTTCAAGTGCATCGGAGCTCAATTCTGGTAACGCGTAGTAATGGCATAGCCATTTTACAAAGCAGAGATATTGTGTAATTGAATCTTCATTAATCTTTATATCTAGCTCTAGCTCACTGTAAACACACAGACCGGAGTGGATATCAGCATCCAAAAAATCAACATCACCTAATTGGTTCCTATCACCCACAATGATCAATTTAACATCGTATTGATTATACGACGCTTCTTCGATAAGAGATTTAGGATCACAATTGAATTGTGCGATGGGTGTACCAAGTACAGCTGATTTGAGTATTGGCCAATGGCGTGGGTTTGCCAAAAGTAAATTTGCAGAGACTATAAGATAGCCACCGTGAGCTCGGGATATGAGACCTTCAGATTTAGAAATAATTTTGCCATTTTCTGCTTTTACTTGTCCCAAAATTGCTTCCATATCTAAAGATTCTGTAGAAACAACTGGTAAACCGTCAACCAAGCTTTCTACTTTCTCTTTTAACAAAGAACGATAGATGGAATTGTCTGGAGAGTTCACAACCAAGACACGGCTAAATCCTTTAATATTAAGAAATCTGTCGATTGCTTTTGTTAACCTAGTTTGTATGTCGATTAGCGAAATCGGCTGTAGGTTAGGGTACTGATCGAGCTGAACTTGAAATTCATCGTACTGGGGAGTTGCAAGGCGCCAAATATCTTGAGTCATTGAGTTTCTGAATTGTTTATTAAGAGACAAAGAATTATATAGAAAAACCTCTAGCTCGAATAGCACACAAGATGAATGATCTCTATCTAGTTTTTGTTAGGATTAATTTGAACATAGATACTGATTGGGTTACGCTGTCACCCTAAATTTTAATGGATTGCCTCAAATGAAATATCAGCAGCTTGAAAACTTGGAATGTGGTTGGAAATGGCAGTACTTGATTAAGAAATGGAAAGATGGCGAACCAATCACTTGTCATATTGATCGTAGTGAAGCGGAATCAGCCATTCAAAAATTGAAATCTATAGAACACGAACCAACATTAGTCTTAGAATGGATAGAAAAAAATATGGCTCCTGAACTTGATAACAAGTTAAAGCAGGCCATTCGAGCTAAACGTAAACGTCATTTTAATGCTGAGCAGATTCATACACGTAAAAAATCAATTGATCTTGACTACCAGGTTTGGGAAAAGCTTTCAACTAGAGCTAATGAACTTGGCTGTACCTTGTCAGATGCCATCGAATATCTATTAAGTGAAGCGTCTAGAAGTGAGAAAGCAAGTAAAGCCGTATCGAACTTAAAAGAAGATTTGAGCAAGTTGTTATCCAATTAGGAGTCTACTCATGTTGTACGTAATTGTAATCGCGGCTGTAATCATTTTTTGGCTTGTCGCTGTTGATCGACCTGTTCTCAAAGTAATCTTTAAAGACGGCACCTTACATAAAGTTAAGGGGCATTTTCCGCCAACGTTTAAACACAATGTGTCAGAGATTGCTGAAGTAACACCTTTTAGCGGAGAAATGAAGGTATATCAGCAACGAACAGGAATGAAATTAGTATTTACTGAGCAAGTGCCTAAAAAAGTTCAACAGAGAATTCGCAACGTATTTCCGCATCAAGGATTTAAGAGTTCGGGCGACAAGACAAAAAAGAATCGCTGAATAGTACATTCGATTAGCATAGTGTTAATAGTGTTAATAGTGTTAATAGTGTTAATAGTGTTAATAGTGTTAATAGTGTTAGAAGTTAGCGCATAGGAATCTGTTGCCGCAAGCTCGCAGTTGAAATGAAACTTACGCTAGAGAAAGATCAGCAAGCATACGCAGCAGGAATTTACACACCGCACAGTTCAAGTTATGCCATAAACAACTTTGGCGGCTTAGAGTTAAAGCGTTTTGGAATGGTTCTGGACGCAATAGACATCAAACAACAAGATATAAGACGCTAAATCAACGCCTTATCTTTATCATATCTAAGTGCGCATTATGTCGAATTACGGTAAATTTCCTATATTTAACAAATAGATACAGAATGTCATTTTTATGCACTAGAATCATCTTGAGGTCTAGTCATGCATAAAAACAGACTTTTTCGTGAATTCGAATGTGGGTTAAGTGTCGAAGAAACAGCTGAATTGTGTTTCAAAAGTGCGAGGACTGTCACTGATTGGGATAAAGGAAATATCATTCCTCCAGAATGTAAAAGACTGATGCGTTTCGCAAAATGTCGGCAGATCAGCCATCACGAGTCGTGGCAACAGTTCAAAATGGTGCGCGATAAACTCGAACTTCCCACCGGTCAACTTGTCTCTCCCCAACAGATTGTCATCGGCATTGCACTGCTCGAAATCCAGTCTGAACTAGAGCTTAAAACTACACGTAAGCTGATCCGATTTGCGCGGGTGTTAGCTAAGATGCTACATAATTCCAAGGCACCTAGATAAACACATCAAATATCACAACAAATAGAGGCGCAATTGTTTATCGTAAACTAGATTCTGCCCCATTGTATGCTACGCAATGTTTCAGGACTCGTTTCATTTGTCATTAATTGAATTATTTTTGGTAATACTAAAAACGATAACCTTGTCCAGATTGTTTTCGGCTTCCTAAAGTGAATATTCAGCATCCAAC includes:
- the matP gene encoding macrodomain Ter protein MatP; the encoded protein is MKYQQLENLECGWKWQYLIKKWKDGEPITCHIDRSEAESAIQKLKSIEHEPTLVLEWIEKNMAPELDNKLKQAIRAKRKRHFNAEQIHTRKKSIDLDYQVWEKLSTRANELGCTLSDAIEYLLSEASRSEKASKAVSNLKEDLSKLLSN
- a CDS encoding regulator, with amino-acid sequence MHKNRLFREFECGLSVEETAELCFKSARTVTDWDKGNIIPPECKRLMRFAKCRQISHHESWQQFKMVRDKLELPTGQLVSPQQIVIGIALLEIQSELELKTTRKLIRFARVLAKMLHNSKAPR
- a CDS encoding DUF3634 family protein, whose amino-acid sequence is MLYVIVIAAVIIFWLVAVDRPVLKVIFKDGTLHKVKGHFPPTFKHNVSEIAEVTPFSGEMKVYQQRTGMKLVFTEQVPKKVQQRIRNVFPHQGFKSSGDKTKKNR
- a CDS encoding single-stranded DNA-binding protein, with amino-acid sequence MKLTLEKDQQAYAAGIYTPHSSSYAINNFGGLELKRFGMVLDAIDIKQQDIRR
- a CDS encoding S16 family serine protease, whose protein sequence is MTQDIWRLATPQYDEFQVQLDQYPNLQPISLIDIQTRLTKAIDRFLNIKGFSRVLVVNSPDNSIYRSLLKEKVESLVDGLPVVSTESLDMEAILGQVKAENGKIISKSEGLISRAHGGYLIVSANLLLANPRHWPILKSAVLGTPIAQFNCDPKSLIEEASYNQYDVKLIIVGDRNQLGDVDFLDADIHSGLCVYSELELDIKINEDSITQYLCFVKWLCHYYALPELSSDALERLMTAGARYTEDQHYAPLCVMWHRSLLEEASLEADGGLITARHLDEAIDARNFRESYLPERALDDILDGQVYIETQGEQVGQVNGLTVVDVAGHPVSYGEPARISCVIHFGDGDIADVERKVELGGNLHAKGMMIMQAFVSSELNLDVPLPYSASVVFEQSYCEVDGDSASLAELCSLVSALSEYPINQQIAVTGAVDQFGRVQAVGGLNEKIEGFYHVCQHQGFTGEQGVILPQSNLKHLALHKTVVESIKNGEFHIWPVSHVDEVVPLVMGKPFRGEDEESVISKIAERIENFEKHVQPFGFVDRIRNWFV